From Pseudanabaena sp. PCC 6802, one genomic window encodes:
- a CDS encoding DUF932 domain-containing protein translates to MTVRTWYRNLGTPITSGMTIDEQLKEAGLDWTVELSPISYGDDCSTEEYLAAYRSDTQQMLSIYGKWRKPFQNRQILETFHTFCEQNDLQIDRIGCLKAGKELFAFTKLPIEIDVKKVGDITETHLMITESHECGRGLQIDLYFNRLVCTNGMTRPVRQRQQIINHVSNYNSETRGRASVASRIAGILTHALKTVRDYENISNRLADVALTKQEAELHLIKAFGDPNKPLAEQPKIVQTCLKLFLGEGQGSDLLSAYNTAYGLLESVKEYINWHSPVRGSLETAFSSLCYGSRKQKQEAFIQQLVSVHL, encoded by the coding sequence ATGACAGTTAGAACTTGGTATCGCAACTTAGGAACACCTATTACATCGGGCATGACCATCGACGAACAGCTAAAAGAGGCTGGACTTGATTGGACAGTTGAACTTTCACCGATTAGCTATGGTGATGACTGCTCGACCGAAGAATACCTTGCCGCCTATCGCAGCGATACGCAACAAATGCTAAGCATCTATGGAAAATGGCGTAAGCCTTTCCAAAATCGCCAGATCCTCGAAACTTTCCATACTTTCTGCGAACAGAACGACTTGCAAATCGATCGCATCGGTTGTCTCAAAGCAGGGAAAGAGCTTTTTGCTTTCACCAAACTACCCATCGAAATCGACGTGAAGAAAGTAGGCGATATCACAGAGACCCACTTGATGATTACCGAATCGCACGAGTGCGGTAGGGGATTGCAGATCGATCTGTACTTTAATCGGCTTGTCTGCACCAATGGCATGACCAGACCTGTACGCCAGAGACAGCAAATTATCAACCACGTCTCGAATTACAACAGCGAAACGCGCGGGCGCGCTAGCGTAGCGTCTCGCATTGCTGGCATTCTGACTCATGCACTCAAGACGGTTAGAGACTACGAGAATATATCGAATCGCCTTGCCGATGTTGCTCTTACCAAACAGGAAGCAGAGCTTCATCTCATTAAAGCCTTTGGCGATCCTAACAAACCTCTAGCGGAGCAGCCCAAGATCGTACAAACTTGCCTCAAGCTATTTCTCGGTGAAGGACAAGGCAGCGATTTACTGTCTGCCTACAACACCGCCTATGGATTGCTCGAATCGGTAAAAGAGTACATCAACTGGCACTCGCCTGTTAGAGGTAGCCTTGAGACTGCATTTTCTAGCTTGTGTTATGGCAGCAGAAAGCAGAAGCAGGAAGCTTTTATACAGCAACTTGTATCTGTCCATCTGTAA
- a CDS encoding LexA family protein, with amino-acid sequence MNIDPSDIDLSIQVRLPLFLCHVSAGQPSSTDDCIQDYVMIPGGLVPYPATTFALQVAGDSMSGVGIIDRDLVFVNKAVEPVHGRIVVAVVNGEQTIKRLYSHAGKVKLLPENPDYQPIPIHPEMDLIVQGVVTGLYRPY; translated from the coding sequence ATGAATATCGATCCTTCTGATATCGATTTATCGATACAGGTACGATTACCGCTGTTCTTGTGCCATGTTTCGGCGGGACAGCCTTCATCTACTGACGATTGCATCCAGGATTACGTTATGATTCCTGGTGGTCTGGTGCCCTACCCTGCGACGACTTTTGCGTTACAGGTGGCTGGGGATTCGATGAGCGGTGTTGGCATCATCGATAGAGATCTCGTTTTCGTGAATAAAGCTGTCGAACCCGTACATGGCAGGATTGTGGTGGCGGTGGTGAATGGCGAACAGACAATCAAACGGCTGTACAGCCATGCTGGGAAGGTCAAGCTTTTGCCTGAGAATCCTGACTATCAGCCAATTCCGATTCATCCTGAGATGGATTTGATCGTCCAAGGAGTAGTGACAGGTCTGTACAGACCCTATTAA
- a CDS encoding helix-turn-helix domain-containing protein, whose translation MDLQKWVQSEVDKHGSANRFAAILGVARQAVSDWLSGKKLLKDRSIEAIAQYMGKTPEEVRRQFNLEDFAAYQSKARTRDKSLPKGQGAKLEAENRQIKKEIDELREAIEDLTVVVKELVARDGTKRNMGTKTKIQEP comes from the coding sequence ATGGATCTCCAAAAATGGGTGCAATCGGAAGTAGACAAGCACGGCTCTGCTAATCGGTTTGCGGCTATTCTGGGCGTGGCTCGGCAAGCGGTTAGCGATTGGCTATCGGGTAAAAAGTTACTGAAGGATCGTTCGATTGAGGCGATCGCTCAATATATGGGCAAGACTCCTGAGGAGGTGCGGCGGCAATTTAACCTGGAGGATTTTGCCGCGTATCAGTCAAAGGCGCGGACGCGGGACAAGAGTTTGCCCAAGGGACAAGGGGCTAAACTAGAAGCAGAAAATCGGCAGATCAAGAAAGAGATTGACGAGCTGCGCGAGGCGATTGAGGATTTAACTGTTGTTGTAAAAGAATTGGTGGCACGCGATGGAACCAAGAGAAATATGGGCACCAAAACAAAGATTCAAGAGCCTTGA